In Coregonus clupeaformis isolate EN_2021a chromosome 32, ASM2061545v1, whole genome shotgun sequence, the following are encoded in one genomic region:
- the LOC121560437 gene encoding haptoglobin has translation MWLSLAVLLSASCVCLAQDKVKIKIKIKTSEALEMSDNPGLRSRRMVGGTLAPHVPWQAMVYLSDNVMNGGFAGGALISDRWVLTAGRNLFVRKSRQDTQGKEPTIPKVYLGITRRSQADASKEVAVEKVVLHPGFQNVSDWDNDLALIQLKEPFNLSEAVMPIPLPERGEDLAEAAQEKGIITGWGWGVLFTPAELLKHLVLPVASHSSCKAEYTLGGQVLNSTPTVDDNMFCTGANRYQENVCFGDAGGALAVQDPNDGRVYAAGILSFDKTCAVEKYAVYMKLSAYMPWINSVLRGDSEKSTSLRSSVMSEMYSRQL, from the exons ATGTG GTTATCCCTAGCAgtgctcctctctgcctcctgtgtctgtctGGCACAGGATAAGgtaaaaatcaaaatcaaaatcaaaacatCAGAAGCACTGGAGATGTCAGACAATCCAG GCCTGCGCTCCAGGCGTATGGTTGGGGGCACACTGGCCCCTCACGTCCCCTGGCAGGCCATGGTCTACCTGAGTGACAACGTCATGAACGGGGGCTTCGCTGGGGGGGCTCTAATCTCTGACCGCTGGGTCCTGACCGCTGGCAGGAACCTGTTTGTCAGGAAGAGTCGGCAGGACACCCAGGGGAAAGAACCAACCATCCCCAAGGTGTACCTAGGCATCACGCGACGCTCCCAAGCCGATGCCTCCAAAGAAGTTGCAGTAGAAAAG GTGGTTCTGCACCCAGGCTTCCAGAATGTTTCAGACTGGGACAACGACCTGGCTCTGATTCAGCTGAAGGAGCCATTCAACCTAAGCGAGGCTGTGATGCCCATCCCTCTGCCTGAGAGGGGTGAGGACCTGGCTGAGGCAGCCCAAGAGAAAGGCATCATcacaggctggggctggggggtcCTCTTCACCCCCGCTGAGTTACTGAAACACCTGGTGTTGCCTGTGGCATCGCACAGCTCCTGTAAGGCAGAGTACACCCTAGGTGGCCAGGTGCTGAACAGCACTCCAACCGTAGACGACAACATGTTCTGTACTGGAGCCAACAGGTACCAGGAGAATGTGTGCTTTGGGGATGCAGGTGGTGCCCTGGCAGTCCAGGACCCCAACGACGGCAGAGTGTATGCTGCAGGGATCCTGTCCTTCGATAAGACCTGTGCCGTGGAGAAATACGCTGTCTACATGAAGCTCTCTGCCTACATGCCTTGGATCAACAGTGTCCTCAGGGGCGACAGTGAGAAATCAACCAGTCTCCGCTCCAGTGTAATGTCTGAGATGTATTCAAGGCAGTTGTAG